Proteins encoded together in one Marispirochaeta sp. window:
- a CDS encoding type II toxin-antitoxin system prevent-host-death family antitoxin, whose protein sequence is MKTLPVGEFKTHFSEVIDDVRAGEEIIITYGKKKENVAVVIPYSAYEKRNKIKLGLLQDKEYEIKKDFEMTEEELLGI, encoded by the coding sequence ATGAAAACACTACCTGTCGGTGAATTTAAAACCCACTTTTCTGAAGTAATAGATGATGTACGTGCAGGAGAGGAAATTATAATCACATACGGAAAAAAGAAAGAAAACGTTGCAGTAGTAATACCATATTCCGCCTATGAAAAGCGAAATAAGATAAAGCTTGGGCTCTTGCAAGATAAAGAATATGAGATAAAAAAAGATTTCGAAATGACTGAAGAAGAATTACTTGGAATATGA
- a CDS encoding type II toxin-antitoxin system VapC family toxin, giving the protein MKYLLDTHYLLWSLFDPEKIDKNVLSILENEEDEKYISGINLWEISLKYSLGKLEINGLNPEQITDSIIEAGFKITDIDYKSYASYYKLPKKEDHKDPFDRMLIWYSIQNDFILITKDSKIEQYIPDGLKVVTGT; this is encoded by the coding sequence ATGAAATATCTTCTCGACACACATTATCTTTTATGGTCATTGTTTGACCCTGAAAAAATAGATAAAAATGTACTTTCAATACTTGAAAATGAAGAAGATGAAAAATATATATCTGGAATAAATCTATGGGAAATATCATTAAAATATTCCCTTGGAAAATTAGAAATAAATGGTCTTAATCCTGAACAAATTACAGATAGCATAATAGAAGCTGGATTTAAGATAACAGATATTGATTATAAATCGTATGCATCATATTACAAATTACCGAAAAAGGAGGATCACAAAGATCCATTCGATCGGATGTTGATATGGTATTCAATCCAGAATGATTTTATTTTAATCACTAAGGATAGCAAGATCGAACAATATATACCAGATGGGCTTAAAGTAGTTACTGGAACATAA